A single Cottoperca gobio chromosome 5, fCotGob3.1, whole genome shotgun sequence DNA region contains:
- the miip gene encoding migration and invasion inhibitory protein — MSSMDRIYVLRDRNKDLLNQLKQQREKLERFSGCSQSRKREREDEAEQKRDPAEIRTLTDGDRGSARAALAKPTVRFADTCEGQTSIQSTFSTPTFKSKHREGTAQHTTSSDLSKDGNGRPLVHSRLQETRPASNKSCLVNRSKEQRDVRSRVTFQTDECDEISASDRHHLQPLLGYDWIAGVLDAEDSLIERSDKFFNDLRTFRSLNKDQCVHSPQVEFPDKNHSVLPLLTDKDGPEANTDTHQCTFSYRINSRLFPVPLNNQECCPVCKEHKSSRPHTSAEPALVRISIPRSTLLPSYKYKAHRRCSFDPSDSLGLPSHCLSGWSNTGQSSLLPPSSLDLRSSLNMKSSNGSQNKELENLSTHKVSGNKISDVSRLARHNFQHFSSKRKLGSTFYPLH, encoded by the exons atgtcctcCATGGACCGAATTTACGTTTTAAGAGATCGTAACAAAGATTTATTAAATCAGttgaagcagcagagagagaaactggagCGGTTTAGCGGCTGCAGTCAGAGCcgcaagagggagagagaggacgaggcTGAGCAGAAGAGAGACCCCGCAGAGATCCGGACCCTGACCGATGGAGACCGAGGTTCTGCCCGGGCCGCCCTCGCCAAACCTACCGTGAGATTTGCGG ATACATGTGAAGGACAAACAAGCATCCAGAGCACTTTTTCAACACCTACTTTCAaaagtaaacacagagaagGGACTGCTCAACATACAACATCATCAGACCTTTCCAAAGATGGCAACGGACGACCTCTTGTCCACAGCAGGCTGCAGGAGACGAGGCCAGCCAGCAACAAGTCCTGTCTAGTAAATCGCAGCAAAGAACAG agGGATGTGCGGAGTCGAGTCACATTTCAGACTGATGAATGCGACGAGATATCTGCCTCAGACAGGCATCATTTGCAGCCTTTACTCGGATATGACTGGATAGCAG GAGTCCTGGATGCTGAGGACTCCTTGATAGAGCGCTCTGACAAGTTCTTCAATGACCTGCGCACCTTTCGATCGCTTAATAAAGACCAGTGTGTCCACAGCCCACAAGTGGA ATTTCCTGATAAGAACCATTCGGTCCTGCCACTGCTGACCGACAAGGACGGGCCAGAGGCTAACACGGACACTCATCAAT GTACGTTCTCTTACAGGATTAACAGCAGGCTGTTCCCCGTCCCACTTAACAATCAGGAGTGCTGCCCGGTGTGCAAAGAGCACAAATCCTCCCGGCCTCACACTTCTGCTGAACCGGCTCTCGTTAG gATCAGCATCCCTCGCTCCACCCTCTTGCCATCTTACAAGTACAAAGCTCATCGGCGATGCAGCTTTGACCCTTCTGATAGTTTGGGGTTACCATCG CACTGTCTCTCAGGCTGGTCGAACACAGGGCAGAGCTCGCTGCTGCCGCCCAGCAGCCTCGATCTGCGGAGCAGTCTGAATATGAAGAGCTCCAATGGGTCACAGAACAAGGAACTGGAG aATCTATCTACACACAAAGTGTCTGGAAACAAGATCTCCGATGTGTCTCGCTTGGCTCGTCACAACTTCCAACACTTCTCTTCCAAAAGAAAACTAGGAAGCACATTTTACCCTTTGCACTGA